TCATGGCTGTCCGCGACCACGCAGTTCGCGCTGGGCCCGGTTGCGCGGCTCCTTGCTCGCGCCGGTTCCGGCGCTCGCGTTGCCACGCTAGGGTCAGCAGAGTGCCCCCGGTTCAGCCCCAACCCGTTCTCGCGCCGTTGACGCCTGCCGCGATATTCCTCGTGGTCACCATCGACGACGGCGGCGAAGCGACCGTGCACGACGCGCTGCCGGACCTGTCCGGGCTGGTGCGCGCGATCGGTTTCCGCGACCCGACCAAACGTTTGTCAATGGTCGCCTCGATCGGTTCCGACGCCTGGGACCGGTTGTTCGGCGGGCCGCGGCCCGCCGAACTGCATCCGTTCGTCGCGCTGAGCGGACCGCGGCACACCGCGCCGGCCACGCCCGGCGACCTGTTGTTCCACATCCGGGCCGAGACCATGGACGTCTGTTTCGAATTGGCCGGCCGCGTCCTCAAGTCGATGGCCGGCGCGGTCACCGTCGTCGACGAGGTACACGGGTTTCGCTATTTCGACAACCGCGACCTGCTGGGCTTCGTCGATGGCACCGAAAACCCCGACGGCCCAATCGCAATCAGCGCCACCGCCATCGGCGACGAGGACCCCGAGTTCACGGGCTCATGCTATGTCCATGTGCAGAAATACGTGCACGACATGGCGTCGTGGGATTCGCTGTCGGTCGCCGAGCAGGAACGGGTGATCGGCCGTTCGAAGCTGGAAGACATCGAGATGGACGACGACGTGAAGCCGTCCAACTCACACATTGCGCTCAACGTCATCGAGGACGACGACGGCAACGAGCTCAAGATCGTGCGGGCCAACATGCCTTTCGGCGAACTCGGCGCGAGCGAGTTCGGCACGTACTACATCGGCTATTCGCGGACGCCGCAAGTCACCGAACGAATGCTGCGCAACATGTTCCTCGGCGACCCGCCGGGCAACACCGACCGCATTCTGGACTTCTCCACCGCGGTCACCGGCGGGCTGTTCTTTTCGCCCACCGTCGACTTCCTGGACGATCCGCCGCCCCTGCCCGCACCCCTGGCGACCTCGCGGCCAGCCACATCCGCCTCTGACCCCGCCTCTTTTGAAGGCTCACTTTCGATCGGCAGCCTGAAAGGAACCTTGTGATGAACAACCTTTACCGTGATCTGGCACCGGTCACCGAAGTCGCTTGGGCCGAAATCGAATTGGAGGCGACGCGGACGTTCAAGCGCCATATCGCCGGGCGCAGAGTGGTCGACGTCAGCGAGCCCGGCGGGCCGATCACCGCGGCGGTCGGCACCGGCCGGTTGGTCGACGTTGCGGCACCCACCGACGGTGTGGTGGCCCACCTGCGGGCAAGCAAACCCCTTGTCCGGCTGCGGGTTCCGTTTACGCTGTCGCGCTCCGAAATCGACGACGTCGAACGTGGCTCGCAGGACTCCGACTGGGACCCGGTCAAAGCCGCCGCCAAGAAGCTGGCGTTCGTCGAGGACCGCACCATCTTCGAGGGCTACCCCGCCGCGTCGATCGAGGGCATCCGCAGCGCCAGCTCGAACAAGCCGCTCACGTTGCCCGAGGATCCCCGCGACATGCCCGATGCCATCTCGCAGGCGTTGACCGAATTGCGGCTGGCCGGTGTCGACGGCCCGTACTCGGTGCTGCTGTCCGCCGGCGTCTACACCAAAGTCAGCGAGACCACCGAACACGGATATCCGATCCGCGAGCACCTGAACCGATTGGTCGACGGCGACATCATCTGGGCGCCGGCCATCGACGGCGCCTTCGTGCTGACCACCCGCGGCGGCGACTTCGATCTGCAGCTGGGCACCGACGTGGCGATCGGGTACCTCAACCATGACGCCGACACCGTGCAGCTTTACCTGCAGGAGACGCTGACGTTCCTGTGCTACACCGCCGAGGCGTCGGTCGCGCTCAGCCCGTAGGACCAACGCGCCCGGCACGCGATTGCCGTGTAGCACAGCGTCTTTCGCGCCACTAAAGGTCTAGCACGAGGTCGCTTTTTGGCGCCGCCGAGCAGATCAGCACCGCCCCCTGCGCGGGCGGCTCCAGCGGCGGCTGGACATACGTTATCGCCCCGGCGACCACCCCGGTCTCACACAGGTGGCAAACGCCGCTTCGGCACGAAAAACGGGTCGGCACGTCGCAGGCCTCGGCCAGGTCCAAGATATTGCCGTAATCGGTGGACCACTCAACGGTGAGTCCACTGCGGGCGAAGGTGATTGACGGTCCTGTCCCCGGTGGTCCCCCGGGCGGGTGTGGCGGCTTGCGCGGGGCCGCGTCCACGATGCCGGGATTGATTGGCGGTAGGGCACCGAACAATTCGCTGTGGATACGGCCGCCGTCGAGTCCCGCCGCGGTGAGGGCATCGCGCATGTCGGCCATGAATTGGGTTGGACCGCAGAGATATGCCGCGGCATCGGTGGGCAGGCCCAGCGCCGCGATCGCCGGCCGATCCAAATGTCCCTGAATCTGCGTGTAGAACACCAGCTGTCGAGCATGCGGCAACGACTCGATCAGAGTCGTGACTTCAGCTGCAAAAGCCTGGGTTTCGCGATTGCGGGTCGTGTGCAGCCACCAGATCTCGCGCAGACTATGGGTCGCCGCCAGCGTATGCAACATCGCCAATACCGGCGTGACGCCGATTCCCGCCGAGAGCAGGACCACTGGATCGCTGCCCTCAGTCAGATAGAAGTCGCCGCGCGGAGCGGCGGCCTCGATGACCGACCCCGGCTCGATGTGAGCGTGCAGCCAACGGCTCACCAATCCGTGATCTTCGCGCTTGACGCTGATGCGGTAGTCCCCCGCGGCGGGGTCGCCCGAGAGGGAGTAGCTACGCATCGGCGTGGGCTCGGCGGCGCCCGAAATTCGCACCGTCAGGTACTGGCCGGGAAGCGGCGGCGGCAGCGGGCTATGGTCGTCGGCCTGTAGACGGATCGACAGCACCTGCGGGCTCTCGCGGTGTATTGCGCTGACGCGCAACGGGCGGAATCCGTTCCACGCCGGTTCGACTCCAACGGGCGGTGCCGTCTCGGCCGCGGAGCTGTCGTGCGCCTTCAGCATGTCCTGGAACGATTGCATCCAGCCCGGACTGAGCGCCGAAACGTCGACCACCTTGCGGAGTTGCTCGACGTCGCGGTTCGGCAGGTACAGCAGCGCGTCCACATCGGCGACGCTGAGCTCGTGACGGCCACGTCGGGTGCGCACGATGTCGTCACCGGCACGGACCTTGCCCTCGGTGATGACCCGGAAGTAGAAGCCCGGACGATGCTGGGCGACAAGCAGACTGGGCATTTCCGGTTCGTTCAGTCGCATGCCAATCCGAAAGCAGGTGACGCGCGGCTGAGTAACCTCGAATTCGGCGCCGCCGATGCGGTAGCGGTCACCGATATATACGTCGCCATCGGCTAGCCCGGTGACGGTAAAGTTTTCGCCGAAGTGACCGGGTTCCAGGTCGTCACGACCCAGGTAGGTCTTCCAGAAGTCATACGACTCGGCCTGATACACCATGACTGCGCGTTGTTCACCACCGTGGCCGGCGAGGTCGCCCTGGCCGTCACCGTCGAGGTTGAGGCGGCGTGCCATGACCGGTCCGTCGAGCGGGGTCTTCCATATCCCGGTGTAAACGGTTTTGTCGCGCCATCGAACGTTCTTGGGCATGCCCACATTCACCGAAACAAGCCTGCCCACCATGCCTCCTCCTGATTAACGCCACCGAAGCTAGGTCTACAGGTCGGCAAGTTTTCCGCGAGCGCATCCGACCACCACGACGGTCTTGTCCCGCAACGTATTAGCCACTCGCACCCGTCCCCTTGCTCCGCCTGTCCACGGGCGGAGCGCCCCAGACTGGGATAACTGACCCAGAATATTCCCGGTCGGCTTTACGGTCAACTCCTGCGCGGGCTATTGCGGGTCGCGGGTTTTGGTGCATACTGGGATGTATATCCCAAAAATGTGGCGGCGCGGGTCGCCGGGCACCGCCTTACCCAACGTCCGCCACGCCCCGGAGCCACATGGTGCAGGAGGAATCTCATGCCGGCCGTTCATCATCGATACGTCACCGTCAATGGCCATCGGCTGTTCTTCCGTGAAGCCGGCGGCCCCGATGCGCCCGCGGTGGTCCTCCTGCACGGATTTCCGACCAGCTCCTACATGTTCCGGAACCTGATTCCGGCGCTCGCCGATCGCTACCACGTGATCGCACCCGACCATTTGGGCTTTGGGCTCTCAGACGCGCCTCCGGCGGAGGAGTTCGATTACACCTTCGATGCGCTCACCGACCTGACCGCGGGCTTGCTGCGCAGCCTCGGTGTCGATCGGTATGCGATGTACGTGCAGGACTACGGCGCCCCGATCGGCTGGCGGCTGGCGCTTCGCGACCCGTCCGCAATTACGGCGATCATCAGCCAAAGCGGCAACGGCTACGACGCCGGCTTCGTCGAGAGCTTCTGGAAGGTCGTGCAGGCCTACCAAAATGAACAGACGGGCGACACCGAGGCCGCCGTTCGGCAGTTCCTCACGTTGGACGCCACCCGGTGGCAGTACCTCACCGGCGTAGCCGACGAGACGCTGGTCGACCCGGAGTCCTGGCATCACGACTACGCGCTGATATCGCGGCCCGGCAATGACCTGGTGCAGCTAAAACTATTGCGGGACTATGCCACCAACGCGCCGCTGTACCCCCGCGTCCACGAATACTTCCGCGCCACCCGCGTGCCACTGCTGGCAGTGTGGGGCCGCGGCGACGAAATCTTCGGCCCGGCCGGCGCTGAGGCATTCGCCGGCGACCTGCCCGATGCCGAGATTCGTCTGCTCGACGGCGGGCATTTCCTGCTCGAGTCCGCGCTGGACGAAGTCACCGAGCTGATCCGAAACTTCCTCGCCAAGGTGCGCGTGCCCACCTGACGGGGCCCGCGGGCGGCACATCCCGGCCCGACATTCAACCCGACATTCAATGGGCTAGATATCCCATAATCGGAGGCGCTTGCAGGTTAGCCTGACGCGATGGCCCATCCCGATGTTCAAGACGAACAACGGTTGACCGCCAAGGGGCGTGCCACCCGCGACAGGATCGTGCAGGCCGCCGCCGAGCTGATCGTCACCCAGGGACTGTCGGCCTCGAACACGGAGAACGTGCGCAAAGCTGCGTCGGTCAGCGGCTCTCAGCTCGCCCACTATTTCGCCGACAAAAGTACGCTGATTCGCGCGGTCATCAGGCGCCAAATCGGCGTGGTTCTCGACTTTCACCGCCAACCCAAGCTTCGAGACCTGGACTCGTTCGACGACTTCGAGCGGTGGATTGATCTCAACATGCGTTACCTACGACGCATCGGAACCTCCGGTGGAACACCCACTTACCATGCCCTGGCCGCACAGCTGGCAAAGTCCGACGACGAAACGCGTGCCACATTGGCGGCCGGCTACTGGCAGTGGGTCGAGTTGCTCGAAGCGGCGATCCGGCGAATGAAAAACCACGGTGTTCTCGACGCGAACGCCGACCCGCGAAAACTGGCGTTGACCATCGTCAGCGCTCACCAAGGCGGCGCCACACTGGCGTTTACCTATCGGGCGGAATGGCCGCACGCTGACGCCACGCGGTTCGCCGTCAACTATCTGCGGATGTTCGCCACCGACCCCGCTGAGCGGGTTCCGCGTCCTGCGCGACGTCCCCGCCGTCGGCGCCACACCACATAAGCCCACCGACCGATGCCAAGGCGGAACGTGAACGAAGACGGCACATCGCGATTCACCCGAAAGGGACTGGCGACTCGGGCACGTATCGTCGGCGTCGCCGCCCGACTCATGTTCGAACGCGGCGTCGCCAACACCAGCATCGACGAGGTGCGTAACATCGCCGGGGTCAGCGGATCGCAGATCTCGCACTATTTCCGTGGCAAACGCGATCTGACCCGCCAGGTCATCGCTTCGCGACGCGACGATGTCATGGCGTTTCATACGCAACCGCAGCTCGGCGCGCTCGACAGTTTCGAGGCCCTGCAAGCATGGGCCGACGCCTGCGTAGCCGAC
The nucleotide sequence above comes from Mycobacterium malmoense. Encoded proteins:
- a CDS encoding Dyp-type peroxidase; this translates as MPPVQPQPVLAPLTPAAIFLVVTIDDGGEATVHDALPDLSGLVRAIGFRDPTKRLSMVASIGSDAWDRLFGGPRPAELHPFVALSGPRHTAPATPGDLLFHIRAETMDVCFELAGRVLKSMAGAVTVVDEVHGFRYFDNRDLLGFVDGTENPDGPIAISATAIGDEDPEFTGSCYVHVQKYVHDMASWDSLSVAEQERVIGRSKLEDIEMDDDVKPSNSHIALNVIEDDDGNELKIVRANMPFGELGASEFGTYYIGYSRTPQVTERMLRNMFLGDPPGNTDRILDFSTAVTGGLFFSPTVDFLDDPPPLPAPLATSRPATSASDPASFEGSLSIGSLKGTL
- a CDS encoding family 1 encapsulin nanocompartment shell protein, whose translation is MNNLYRDLAPVTEVAWAEIELEATRTFKRHIAGRRVVDVSEPGGPITAAVGTGRLVDVAAPTDGVVAHLRASKPLVRLRVPFTLSRSEIDDVERGSQDSDWDPVKAAAKKLAFVEDRTIFEGYPAASIEGIRSASSNKPLTLPEDPRDMPDAISQALTELRLAGVDGPYSVLLSAGVYTKVSETTEHGYPIREHLNRLVDGDIIWAPAIDGAFVLTTRGGDFDLQLGTDVAIGYLNHDADTVQLYLQETLTFLCYTAEASVALSP
- a CDS encoding MOSC and FAD-binding oxidoreductase domain-containing protein → MGRLVSVNVGMPKNVRWRDKTVYTGIWKTPLDGPVMARRLNLDGDGQGDLAGHGGEQRAVMVYQAESYDFWKTYLGRDDLEPGHFGENFTVTGLADGDVYIGDRYRIGGAEFEVTQPRVTCFRIGMRLNEPEMPSLLVAQHRPGFYFRVITEGKVRAGDDIVRTRRGRHELSVADVDALLYLPNRDVEQLRKVVDVSALSPGWMQSFQDMLKAHDSSAAETAPPVGVEPAWNGFRPLRVSAIHRESPQVLSIRLQADDHSPLPPPLPGQYLTVRISGAAEPTPMRSYSLSGDPAAGDYRISVKREDHGLVSRWLHAHIEPGSVIEAAAPRGDFYLTEGSDPVVLLSAGIGVTPVLAMLHTLAATHSLREIWWLHTTRNRETQAFAAEVTTLIESLPHARQLVFYTQIQGHLDRPAIAALGLPTDAAAYLCGPTQFMADMRDALTAAGLDGGRIHSELFGALPPINPGIVDAAPRKPPHPPGGPPGTGPSITFARSGLTVEWSTDYGNILDLAEACDVPTRFSCRSGVCHLCETGVVAGAITYVQPPLEPPAQGAVLICSAAPKSDLVLDL
- a CDS encoding alpha/beta fold hydrolase, with the protein product MPAVHHRYVTVNGHRLFFREAGGPDAPAVVLLHGFPTSSYMFRNLIPALADRYHVIAPDHLGFGLSDAPPAEEFDYTFDALTDLTAGLLRSLGVDRYAMYVQDYGAPIGWRLALRDPSAITAIISQSGNGYDAGFVESFWKVVQAYQNEQTGDTEAAVRQFLTLDATRWQYLTGVADETLVDPESWHHDYALISRPGNDLVQLKLLRDYATNAPLYPRVHEYFRATRVPLLAVWGRGDEIFGPAGAEAFAGDLPDAEIRLLDGGHFLLESALDEVTELIRNFLAKVRVPT
- a CDS encoding TetR/AcrR family transcriptional regulator gives rise to the protein MAHPDVQDEQRLTAKGRATRDRIVQAAAELIVTQGLSASNTENVRKAASVSGSQLAHYFADKSTLIRAVIRRQIGVVLDFHRQPKLRDLDSFDDFERWIDLNMRYLRRIGTSGGTPTYHALAAQLAKSDDETRATLAAGYWQWVELLEAAIRRMKNHGVLDANADPRKLALTIVSAHQGGATLAFTYRAEWPHADATRFAVNYLRMFATDPAERVPRPARRPRRRRHTT